Proteins co-encoded in one uncultured Draconibacterium sp. genomic window:
- a CDS encoding tail fiber protein — MTDTFLGEIRPFAFDFCPKGWNYCDGTLLEINQNQALYSLLGTTYGGDGRNTFALPDLRSRTPICSGESGMYNFDLGTAAGQEAVALTTKEMPAHSHGFQADNSFGNGPSPDGILAIPNGGTVHLNIYNADLSSPVSLNAATIGMAGGDEAHPNMPPFLSLNYCIAVTGEYPPRP; from the coding sequence ATGACAGATACTTTTTTAGGCGAAATTCGTCCGTTTGCATTTGATTTTTGTCCGAAAGGATGGAACTATTGCGACGGAACACTATTAGAGATTAATCAGAATCAGGCTCTCTACTCCCTTTTAGGGACAACTTACGGGGGAGACGGAAGGAATACCTTTGCATTGCCCGATTTAAGGTCAAGAACCCCCATCTGCTCCGGTGAATCCGGTATGTATAATTTCGATCTGGGAACAGCTGCTGGTCAGGAAGCTGTTGCACTGACCACAAAGGAAATGCCAGCTCATTCTCATGGTTTTCAGGCTGATAATAGTTTTGGAAACGGACCATCACCAGACGGAATTCTGGCGATTCCGAATGGAGGTACAGTTCATCTTAATATATATAATGCAGATCTTTCATCTCCTGTTTCACTGAATGCAGCGACTATCGGTATGGCAGGCGGAGACGAGGCACACCCGAATATGCCACCGTTTTTATCTCTTAATTATTGTATTGCAGTGACCGGAGAATATCCGCCACGGCCCTAA
- a CDS encoding PqqD family peptide modification chaperone, which yields MKNFSIDSVVQRKDDHLIISELGDDLVMMDIENGAYLSLNKTGRIIWEMIGKPVKVEDLIQSLTERFRIDEDVCIPETIGFLSQIAEQKALEIV from the coding sequence ATGAAAAATTTCTCCATAGACAGTGTGGTACAACGAAAGGACGATCATTTAATAATTAGTGAGCTGGGCGATGATTTGGTAATGATGGACATTGAAAACGGCGCTTATCTAAGTTTAAATAAAACAGGGCGAATTATTTGGGAAATGATCGGGAAACCTGTAAAAGTTGAAGACCTTATTCAGAGCCTGACAGAAAGATTTCGTATTGATGAGGACGTATGTATCCCTGAGACGATAGGTTTTCTCTCCCAAATAGCCGAGCAGAAAGCATTGGAAATCGTGTGA
- a CDS encoding tail fiber protein translates to MEGLIGEIRAFAGDYAPTNWLICNGNVLPVSETQYQALFSLIAATYGGDGRTTFALPDLRGRMVVGQGQGPGLTHRQLGLSAGTPSVALTTETMPKHNHQVRTSSASSGNEEQPSSNTALGILESTEGTAFGYLKGSASGRTVVRDLNEKTVQDTGNGYDHNNVMPCIAINYIICYKGNYPDRS, encoded by the coding sequence ATGGAAGGACTTATAGGAGAAATACGGGCTTTTGCCGGTGACTATGCCCCGACAAACTGGCTGATCTGCAACGGAAATGTTTTGCCTGTTTCAGAGACACAATATCAGGCGTTGTTTTCTTTAATCGCAGCAACTTATGGCGGGGATGGGAGAACCACTTTTGCCTTACCTGACCTAAGGGGGCGAATGGTTGTCGGACAAGGACAAGGCCCCGGATTAACACACCGACAATTAGGGCTAAGTGCAGGTACCCCAAGCGTAGCCCTGACAACGGAAACCATGCCGAAGCATAACCATCAGGTCAGGACCAGTTCGGCATCCTCCGGTAATGAGGAGCAACCTTCTTCAAATACCGCTTTGGGGATATTGGAGAGCACTGAAGGAACAGCCTTTGGATATTTGAAGGGCTCTGCTTCAGGAAGAACCGTAGTGCGAGATTTAAATGAAAAGACGGTACAAGATACCGGAAACGGGTATGACCACAACAACGTGATGCCTTGTATAGCCATTAATTACATTATATGCTATAAAGGGAACTACCCTGACCGTTCGTAA
- a CDS encoding sulfotransferase domain-containing protein, whose product MKNIVWLASYPKSGNTWFRMFLANYQKDTENPVSLEEIEPTSISSNAIDFEEQIGLNPFELFPDEVDLYRPDLYYIQSKKAEKNGEIRYKKMHDAYTLNRNGEPLFPADISKGVVCFVRNPLDVCVSYANHSAKKIEKTLDFILDENSSLSGKKGGQLRQILMSWKSHVQSWKNQSVIPIHFVRYEDMLQKPVETFGEIVRFMGVECNEERLKRAIINSDFKNLQQMEQEQGFREKMQLCENFFWKGKIGNYREYLSEGQIQRIVEYNYDTMKEFGYIDKDGRLTV is encoded by the coding sequence ATGAAAAATATTGTTTGGCTGGCATCTTATCCCAAATCGGGCAATACATGGTTTCGTATGTTCCTGGCAAATTATCAGAAAGATACAGAAAACCCGGTATCTCTCGAAGAGATAGAGCCAACTTCCATTTCAAGCAACGCAATTGATTTTGAGGAGCAAATCGGATTGAACCCCTTTGAATTATTTCCTGATGAAGTCGATTTATATCGCCCGGATTTATACTATATTCAATCAAAGAAGGCTGAAAAAAATGGAGAGATTCGTTACAAAAAAATGCACGATGCTTATACCCTAAATCGAAATGGAGAACCTCTTTTTCCTGCGGATATCAGCAAAGGAGTCGTTTGTTTTGTGCGTAATCCATTGGATGTCTGTGTTTCATACGCTAACCATAGTGCAAAGAAAATTGAAAAAACACTTGATTTTATTTTAGATGAAAATTCTTCCCTGTCTGGAAAGAAAGGGGGACAACTCCGTCAGATTTTAATGTCATGGAAAAGTCACGTTCAAAGTTGGAAGAACCAATCAGTAATACCTATCCATTTTGTTCGTTACGAAGATATGCTCCAAAAACCGGTTGAAACCTTTGGAGAAATTGTTCGTTTTATGGGGGTGGAGTGTAATGAAGAACGTTTGAAACGTGCAATAATTAACAGTGATTTTAAAAACCTTCAACAAATGGAACAGGAACAAGGATTTCGGGAGAAAATGCAGTTATGTGAAAATTTTTTCTGGAAAGGAAAAATTGGCAACTATCGAGAATATCTTTCAGAAGGACAAATACAACGAATTGTAGAATATAACTACGACACGATGAAAGAGTTTGGATATATTGATAAAGACGGACGGCTGACGGTGTAA
- a CDS encoding YcaO-like family protein, protein MFYNIELNEEAFYKINDYKYLDGYTYKKIPDKVRSILPEQFVPLSVQQHKDRDVLLKSDISKYHWVNGYSLCRNENVKVSIKFISKICGTNGQAGGNTFEGAITQGFCEVFERYCYFQVMYNVPTVDLNIIKNSKIRQQIPFCNKHNIEVEIKDFSLGKRFSVIGVLVIEHNIKEDQNLLKKDMFSHQINTASTLNLEEAIMRCFAERRQLFDASKALSLYSKVDAIWKHWVLNMKKRYMAAFSLYNSDFNII, encoded by the coding sequence GTGTTTTATAATATAGAGCTTAATGAAGAGGCGTTTTATAAAATCAATGATTATAAATATTTAGACGGCTATACTTATAAAAAAATACCTGATAAGGTACGTAGCATCCTTCCCGAACAGTTTGTTCCACTGAGTGTTCAACAGCACAAAGACAGGGATGTTTTATTGAAATCAGACATTTCTAAATACCATTGGGTTAATGGGTACTCTCTGTGCAGAAACGAAAATGTAAAAGTTTCTATAAAATTCATTTCCAAAATTTGCGGAACAAACGGACAGGCTGGCGGAAATACTTTTGAAGGAGCTATCACCCAGGGGTTTTGCGAGGTATTTGAACGATATTGTTACTTTCAGGTGATGTATAACGTACCTACAGTTGATTTAAATATCATTAAAAATTCAAAAATCAGACAGCAGATTCCATTTTGCAACAAACATAATATCGAAGTAGAAATTAAAGACTTTTCGCTTGGGAAACGCTTTTCCGTGATTGGGGTATTGGTTATCGAACACAATATAAAAGAAGACCAAAATCTTTTAAAGAAAGATATGTTTTCCCACCAAATAAATACAGCATCGACACTTAATCTTGAAGAAGCTATTATGCGGTGTTTTGCAGAAAGGAGGCAGTTGTTTGATGCCAGCAAGGCTCTCTCTTTATATTCAAAGGTAGATGCGATTTGGAAACACTGGGTTTTAAATATGAAAAAGAGGTATATGGCGGCTTTTTCTCTGTATAATAGCGATTTTAATATTATTTAA
- a CDS encoding 50S ribosomal protein L11 methyltransferase produces MVLSNQLKKIPKNIISKEVYMQWYNEFPEDIQRFILKLKKHPRFAEELAKFGHAVYLLSEKTSSKKDIGKRIAVKALEMEPDNLQVRFHAEWALKKKVPGWHFNIINDQTRNDIYDRALRAFIKPDSIVLEIGTGTGLLALMAARAGAKKVYTCEKEPLIGQAARENIIKNNLQDRVSVILKKSTELRIGEDLPERADLLVSEIVDNNLLEENVLPTMEDAMVRLVKKNAVILPSQIATWGVLVGKIPTLLPFFNIQDVSGFDLSSFNRFKPLMYPINGAKLKQIMPNALSESVELLRFDLTSRKHLTEQNKTVKMPVTQSGKAFGLVKWIHLQFTEDLIYENRPPLESCWAPVLHIFPKPIPVDKGQLFPLFITHNKENIKIYSE; encoded by the coding sequence ATGGTTCTTTCCAATCAGCTGAAGAAAATTCCTAAAAATATCATATCAAAAGAAGTATATATGCAATGGTACAATGAGTTTCCAGAAGACATACAACGGTTTATCCTGAAGTTGAAGAAACACCCCCGGTTTGCCGAAGAACTCGCCAAATTTGGTCATGCGGTCTATCTTTTATCTGAAAAGACTTCTTCGAAAAAGGATATAGGAAAAAGGATTGCGGTTAAAGCATTGGAAATGGAGCCTGATAATTTACAGGTGCGTTTCCATGCAGAATGGGCACTGAAGAAGAAGGTTCCCGGATGGCATTTTAACATCATAAATGATCAGACGCGTAACGATATTTATGACAGAGCGCTTCGTGCATTTATCAAGCCAGATTCAATTGTACTTGAAATCGGAACTGGTACCGGTCTTTTGGCCCTGATGGCCGCACGTGCCGGGGCCAAAAAAGTTTATACCTGTGAAAAGGAACCTTTGATTGGTCAAGCTGCCCGGGAGAATATCATTAAAAATAATCTGCAAGATCGGGTTTCCGTAATTTTAAAAAAATCTACAGAACTCAGGATTGGCGAAGATTTGCCTGAAAGAGCAGACCTACTAGTTTCAGAGATTGTAGACAATAACCTTTTGGAAGAAAATGTGCTACCAACCATGGAAGATGCCATGGTTCGGCTTGTAAAGAAAAATGCAGTGATTTTACCCAGTCAAATTGCTACATGGGGTGTTTTAGTAGGCAAAATACCCACATTGCTTCCATTCTTTAACATTCAGGACGTCAGTGGATTTGACTTGTCATCATTTAACCGTTTTAAACCGCTCATGTATCCGATCAATGGTGCCAAACTAAAACAGATCATGCCCAATGCCTTAAGCGAATCCGTGGAGTTGCTTCGATTTGATCTTACCAGTCGCAAACATCTTACAGAGCAAAACAAAACTGTAAAAATGCCAGTCACCCAGTCCGGTAAAGCTTTCGGATTGGTTAAATGGATACATTTACAATTTACTGAAGATCTGATTTACGAAAACAGACCACCTCTTGAATCCTGCTGGGCACCTGTATTACACATTTTCCCAAAGCCAATACCTGTAGATAAAGGGCAGTTGTTTCCACTTTTTATTACTCATAATAAAGAAAATATCAAAATTTATTCAGAATAG
- a CDS encoding asparagine synthase-related protein, translating to MSVIFAVFYRDGKPVSNELELMYSGMQHFPHEKYQFNIQGNCGFGHMLTYNTPEAVNENMPQYLEAAHLLFIAEGRIDNRDELFTLLNIPANQQPTIPDGDLILQAYQKYGEQCVDHLLGKWSLAAFHTDSQKLFIARDQWDYTAIDYYIDDKVIAFASSSKGLLPLPFITKEIDELLIARLLVVWPGDFDKTYYKGIKRLLPSHAFTVTKTDATINRYWDYKDIQEKPGLTLKAYCEDLLDNMNKAVAARLRSYKPVAATLSGGMDSSTVCALAARQLAKQNKFLRTYSHVPRFQPSATLTEHNFGDERPFIEFIAQMYPNMDAVYTQSENISPIQGIKEALPMFGEPFHGAGNAYWIVDIYQKAAREGYGTVLMGEFGNSTISWNGMEDALPIGQILQRYGLLRTVKRKVLKPLLYGHTPIASIYKRIVCGREPWREIAYSTPEFEQSLQLGKRIKESGFDPTFKHYFRDAKQNAFLIFDYNVMRLPFGAYAGASTGLELRDPTNDIRVIKSAMEIPNEIYLGKTNKQVLRTMTKDILPDEVRLNLRKGRQSSDITARLAAYPNEMDAMLNEMKKAGFGQIADLKRVEKEWTKLKADSTNYPLHDAFHFLRSVAAYWMWKNE from the coding sequence ATGAGCGTTATTTTCGCAGTATTTTACAGAGATGGAAAACCCGTTTCCAATGAATTGGAATTAATGTACAGCGGAATGCAGCATTTTCCGCACGAGAAATACCAGTTTAACATACAGGGCAATTGTGGCTTCGGGCATATGCTCACCTATAACACCCCCGAAGCAGTAAACGAAAATATGCCCCAATACCTGGAAGCAGCTCATTTACTGTTTATTGCAGAAGGCCGAATTGATAACCGCGATGAACTTTTTACACTTCTGAATATTCCGGCAAATCAACAACCCACAATTCCCGATGGTGATTTAATACTGCAAGCTTACCAGAAATACGGCGAGCAATGCGTGGATCACCTGTTGGGTAAATGGTCGCTGGCTGCTTTTCATACCGACAGCCAAAAGCTGTTTATTGCCCGCGACCAATGGGACTATACCGCCATTGACTATTACATCGATGATAAAGTCATTGCTTTTGCATCATCCAGCAAAGGGCTTTTACCGCTTCCTTTTATCACGAAAGAAATTGACGAACTGCTGATTGCCCGCCTACTGGTGGTTTGGCCCGGTGATTTTGATAAAACCTATTACAAAGGTATTAAGCGGCTACTGCCGTCTCACGCGTTTACTGTTACCAAAACAGATGCAACCATCAATCGCTATTGGGATTATAAAGATATTCAGGAGAAACCGGGCTTAACACTGAAAGCTTATTGCGAAGACCTGCTGGACAATATGAATAAAGCCGTAGCAGCTCGCCTTCGATCGTATAAACCGGTGGCAGCGACCCTCAGCGGCGGGATGGATTCGAGCACCGTATGTGCGCTGGCTGCCCGGCAACTGGCAAAGCAAAACAAGTTTCTACGCACGTATAGCCACGTGCCCCGTTTTCAGCCATCAGCCACTTTAACGGAACATAATTTTGGAGATGAACGCCCGTTTATCGAGTTCATTGCTCAAATGTATCCCAACATGGATGCGGTATATACGCAATCGGAAAATATTTCGCCCATACAAGGAATAAAAGAAGCCTTGCCTATGTTTGGAGAACCGTTTCATGGGGCAGGGAATGCCTATTGGATCGTTGATATTTATCAAAAAGCAGCTCGCGAAGGATATGGAACCGTATTAATGGGCGAATTCGGAAACTCCACCATTTCGTGGAATGGCATGGAAGATGCACTTCCCATTGGACAAATACTACAACGATACGGATTACTGCGAACCGTAAAAAGGAAAGTACTGAAGCCACTGTTATATGGGCATACCCCAATTGCATCGATTTACAAAAGAATAGTATGTGGGCGTGAGCCCTGGCGGGAAATTGCTTACAGTACACCTGAATTTGAACAGTCATTACAGCTGGGCAAAAGAATTAAAGAGTCAGGTTTTGATCCTACTTTTAAGCACTATTTTAGAGATGCCAAACAAAATGCTTTTTTGATTTTTGATTACAATGTGATGCGCTTACCTTTTGGCGCTTATGCCGGAGCTTCAACCGGACTGGAACTGCGCGACCCCACCAACGACATACGAGTTATAAAAAGCGCAATGGAAATCCCCAATGAAATTTATTTGGGAAAAACGAACAAGCAGGTATTGCGTACCATGACAAAAGATATACTGCCTGATGAAGTGCGCCTCAACCTGCGCAAAGGCAGGCAAAGTTCGGATATCACGGCCAGACTGGCAGCTTATCCCAATGAAATGGATGCCATGCTCAACGAAATGAAAAAAGCCGGATTTGGACAAATTGCAGATTTGAAACGTGTTGAGAAAGAATGGACAAAACTAAAAGCGGACAGTACCAACTATCCGCTTCATGATGCTTTTCATTTTTTACGCTCTGTTGCTGCTTATTGGATGTGGAAAAATGAATGA
- a CDS encoding tail fiber protein yields MDAFIGEIRAFANNYYPVDWLPCLGQKVLINDYTALFSIIQNYYGESDMRTYFTLPDLRGRTLVGAGGQLSLSLGGKTGEERVTLNSWEIPEHAHSFTSVMSADKPSLVAAPENDGTSYLSNFGYKTDSGTPSTPGYVDEEENPVTLSPLAIAQTGGNLSHENMAPFLAINYYICSDGIYPQRP; encoded by the coding sequence ATGGATGCATTTATTGGAGAAATTAGGGCTTTTGCTAATAATTATTACCCTGTAGATTGGCTGCCCTGTCTCGGACAAAAAGTTTTGATTAATGACTACACGGCACTTTTTTCCATAATTCAGAACTATTATGGAGAAAGTGATATGCGTACGTATTTTACCCTTCCTGATCTGAGGGGAAGGACACTGGTAGGTGCGGGGGGGCAATTGTCTTTGTCTCTTGGTGGAAAGACAGGAGAAGAGCGGGTTACGCTTAATTCCTGGGAAATACCGGAGCATGCGCATAGCTTTACCAGCGTCATGAGTGCTGACAAACCGTCTCTGGTGGCAGCTCCTGAAAATGATGGGACATCTTACTTGTCCAATTTTGGCTATAAAACAGATTCAGGAACTCCATCTACACCTGGTTATGTTGATGAAGAAGAAAATCCTGTCACGTTGAGCCCTTTAGCCATCGCCCAGACTGGGGGAAATCTTTCTCATGAAAATATGGCCCCTTTCCTGGCCATTAATTATTACATCTGCAGTGACGGAATTTATCCGCAACGGCCTTAA
- a CDS encoding formyltransferase family protein: MRVGIISDSDALIPLVYTLAGQQSLQVYLYYSPSSDPFVNKKVLEFARQTRIPMTEERNKDRDLYPWLNKGKYDVCFVIGYKYRIRLERLVCQTPLFNIHFGSLPAFKGPTPVFWQLKYGAEKIGLCIHYLTEKLDSGDVVWLKEIENREHYNCKQVSQLFSQLCIEGVLLIIHFIMKGISLPVIDRGAFKNAYQKRPALVDVKIDWQQMGAVEICNLVRACNPWNKGAITSYKGQDVKLMDARIILSKEDVGCEAGTIVRNNGELHIRCKDKQTLKVNTLFFQESYIPSYQAALAGLKKGNLFT; the protein is encoded by the coding sequence ATGCGTGTCGGTATTATTTCAGATTCAGATGCACTGATTCCCTTAGTCTATACACTTGCAGGGCAACAAAGCCTGCAAGTGTATCTTTATTACTCTCCGTCTTCCGATCCATTTGTCAATAAAAAAGTCCTTGAATTTGCAAGACAGACCCGTATTCCGATGACGGAAGAAAGGAATAAAGACCGGGATTTGTATCCATGGCTGAATAAGGGAAAATATGATGTTTGTTTTGTCATCGGGTATAAATACCGGATCAGGCTGGAGCGGCTGGTTTGCCAGACCCCGCTTTTTAACATTCATTTTGGTTCGTTGCCTGCGTTTAAAGGACCTACCCCTGTGTTTTGGCAACTAAAATATGGGGCTGAAAAGATAGGCTTGTGTATTCATTATCTTACAGAAAAACTGGATTCTGGCGATGTGGTTTGGTTAAAAGAAATTGAAAACCGGGAACATTACAACTGCAAACAGGTTAGCCAGTTGTTCAGTCAGCTTTGTATAGAGGGGGTTTTGTTAATCATTCATTTTATAATGAAAGGAATAAGCCTGCCTGTTATTGACCGGGGCGCTTTTAAAAATGCTTATCAAAAGCGTCCGGCACTGGTAGATGTTAAAATTGACTGGCAACAAATGGGTGCTGTTGAAATCTGCAACCTAGTGCGGGCCTGCAACCCTTGGAATAAAGGAGCTATAACCTCTTATAAAGGACAGGACGTAAAGTTGATGGATGCTCGGATTATTCTTTCAAAAGAAGATGTTGGATGTGAGGCTGGAACAATTGTTCGTAATAATGGGGAACTGCATATCCGATGCAAAGATAAGCAAACATTGAAGGTAAATACCCTCTTTTTTCAGGAAAGTTATATTCCGTCTTATCAGGCTGCCTTAGCCGGACTGAAAAAAGGAAATCTGTTCACTTAA
- a CDS encoding PqqD family peptide modification chaperone — protein MEKYYRNQQIIDGELDNNQVMMHIEKGKYFGLNPVGKRIWELINEPKTFSEITDQLLTEFDIEEEVCKQEVDAFLQKALDADLVHTS, from the coding sequence ATGGAAAAATACTACCGCAACCAACAAATCATCGATGGTGAGTTAGACAACAACCAGGTTATGATGCACATAGAAAAAGGGAAATATTTTGGATTAAACCCGGTAGGAAAAAGAATTTGGGAGTTGATTAATGAGCCAAAAACATTTTCTGAAATTACAGATCAACTGTTAACCGAATTCGATATTGAAGAAGAAGTGTGCAAACAAGAAGTGGATGCCTTTTTACAAAAAGCATTAGATGCAGACTTAGTTCATACTTCATGA
- a CDS encoding asparagine synthase-related protein yields MGFICGIINLDDKAVSLEEITYLAKATGYQGFILNAKKEESVAVGYCHHPDRKPKAGIYSDADVLVVADIRIYNGEKLKQYFDFVSPEEAFAKAYRQWGALCANHINGDFAVVVVDKKKKEVCLLRDHIGTRPLVYWKSEEKLIFTSHEFGLVKSGFVPVSLSERKVIDRHFRYDTLYTETSFRNVYKVIPGHYVSYSNSRNCTSKPFWEPGKIKKDKTLTFDDAVVGLRKRIVSATVNRMEPGKTGMHISGGIDSCGIASIVADHTLDKKSLTGYSWSPETFEDPVDGANEKEFIEAFRDDKKVTVKYLRPPKYEPAKDTILPEFETMPIEHPVMQMAEKDNIETFFSGWGGDEFVSLSLRGTVNHLFFSFKWLSLLKYARVKGIKATILKFRTDVLPLCIPFGLLPVYKAGKTDRSILRFLRFSFIKKHWKQIFLHKETNPFGYGNRTRFALNLLESHHLPERMESWAINAERYGFEYKYPLLDKEVLDFWFSLPAEYTYKNFQPRLLYREAMKDILTEKIRIRKGKEEPLRIACSLRDLQNSKEYLGKLFYSLPAGEHLPFFKPEAFKKVFDQPISKDRLKNVRNWRQYTLYLRYVALVKKYGSFQSAEENS; encoded by the coding sequence ATGGGTTTTATCTGTGGTATTATTAATCTAGATGATAAGGCCGTTAGCCTGGAAGAGATAACCTATTTGGCTAAAGCAACGGGGTATCAGGGGTTTATCCTTAATGCAAAAAAGGAAGAGTCAGTTGCCGTGGGGTACTGCCATCATCCGGATCGGAAGCCCAAGGCGGGGATTTACAGTGATGCGGATGTGCTGGTTGTTGCAGACATTCGTATTTATAACGGTGAAAAATTAAAACAATATTTTGATTTTGTTTCTCCCGAAGAAGCTTTTGCCAAAGCCTACCGGCAATGGGGGGCATTATGTGCCAACCATATTAACGGGGATTTTGCCGTCGTTGTTGTAGATAAGAAAAAGAAGGAAGTCTGCCTGCTTCGCGACCATATCGGAACGCGTCCTTTGGTTTATTGGAAATCGGAGGAGAAACTCATATTTACTTCCCATGAATTCGGCTTGGTCAAATCCGGCTTTGTTCCGGTTTCTCTCTCAGAGCGTAAAGTGATTGACCGTCATTTCCGATATGATACTCTCTATACGGAAACTTCTTTCAGAAATGTTTATAAAGTAATTCCGGGGCATTATGTCAGTTATTCGAATAGCAGGAACTGCACTTCCAAACCTTTTTGGGAACCGGGAAAAATTAAGAAAGATAAAACACTCACATTCGATGATGCCGTTGTCGGGCTGCGGAAACGGATTGTTTCTGCAACCGTCAACCGGATGGAACCAGGGAAAACCGGGATGCATATCAGCGGAGGTATTGATTCGTGTGGAATTGCTTCAATTGTTGCCGACCATACACTAGATAAAAAATCATTGACAGGTTATTCATGGAGCCCGGAAACGTTCGAAGATCCGGTAGACGGAGCCAATGAAAAGGAATTTATAGAAGCATTCAGGGATGATAAAAAGGTAACTGTAAAATACTTGAGACCCCCAAAATATGAACCAGCTAAAGATACCATTCTTCCTGAATTTGAAACAATGCCCATCGAACACCCGGTTATGCAGATGGCAGAAAAAGACAACATTGAAACGTTTTTCAGTGGATGGGGCGGGGATGAATTCGTTTCGCTCAGCTTGCGGGGAACAGTAAATCATTTGTTTTTCAGCTTTAAATGGCTTTCTTTGTTGAAGTATGCCAGGGTTAAAGGGATAAAAGCAACGATTTTGAAATTTCGTACTGATGTACTTCCGTTATGCATTCCTTTTGGCCTTTTGCCTGTATATAAGGCAGGTAAAACAGATCGGTCAATTCTACGATTCCTACGCTTTTCATTCATTAAAAAACACTGGAAACAAATTTTTCTACATAAAGAAACGAATCCGTTTGGATACGGAAATCGCACCCGGTTTGCGTTAAATCTACTCGAATCACATCATTTACCAGAACGAATGGAATCTTGGGCTATCAATGCCGAACGATACGGCTTTGAATACAAATATCCGCTATTGGATAAGGAGGTATTGGATTTTTGGTTTAGCCTGCCTGCTGAATATACCTACAAAAATTTCCAGCCCCGTTTGCTCTACAGGGAAGCCATGAAAGACATTCTGACAGAAAAAATCCGAATCCGGAAAGGCAAAGAGGAACCTCTGCGTATAGCCTGTTCTTTAAGAGACCTCCAAAACAGTAAAGAATACCTGGGAAAGCTTTTTTATTCCTTACCTGCTGGAGAACACCTTCCTTTTTTTAAACCGGAAGCCTTCAAAAAAGTTTTTGACCAACCGATTTCGAAAGATAGGTTGAAAAATGTAAGGAACTGGAGGCAATATACGCTTTACCTCCGATATGTTGCGCTGGTAAAAAAATATGGTTCTTTCCAATCAGCTGAAGAAAATTCCTAA
- a CDS encoding lasso peptide biosynthesis B2 protein: protein MASILLRKRPAREYLIFAEAWILLALSRSLIYFMPFRKLLPLLGKQVNQPEANHAASEPVASEDVLKTIQISILRAARRSPWRTMCFEQAITARMMLRRRNIKSVIFFGVNINSENQDEKMTAHAWLICSDFTVTGGKNNNQFAVVGRFWV, encoded by the coding sequence ATGGCTTCCATATTATTAAGAAAACGACCAGCCAGAGAATATTTAATTTTTGCCGAAGCCTGGATTCTACTGGCGCTATCCCGAAGCCTCATCTATTTTATGCCTTTTCGGAAACTACTCCCGTTATTGGGGAAACAAGTAAACCAGCCGGAAGCAAACCATGCTGCTTCGGAGCCTGTGGCGTCCGAAGATGTACTTAAAACGATACAAATTTCGATACTGAGGGCAGCCCGAAGGAGCCCCTGGCGCACCATGTGCTTTGAGCAGGCCATAACTGCCCGCATGATGTTGCGCCGGAGAAATATAAAAAGTGTAATCTTTTTTGGGGTAAATATAAATTCAGAAAACCAAGATGAAAAAATGACTGCCCATGCCTGGTTAATTTGCTCCGATTTTACGGTTACCGGTGGCAAAAACAATAACCAATTTGCAGTAGTTGGGCGGTTTTGGGTTTGA